Genomic DNA from Novipirellula galeiformis:
AAGCCAACCAGTTCTAACAGTTCGTCACTTCGTCGCTCGATTTCAGCGCCGGACATCTGGCTCATGCGTGCGTAGTAACGCAGTGCCGATCTCGCCGAATGGTGTCGGTCGACGCGCAATGATTCGGGTAGGTACCCCACACGCATTCGCGCGGCAATGCTTCCCGCGGGGGAACCAAACAGCGATGCGGATCCTGAGCTGCTGCGAACGACGCCGAGTAGAATTTTGATCAGCGTCGTTTTGCCGGCACCATTTGGGCCAAGCAATCCAAAGACCTCACCGGCGCGAACCTGTAGCGTGGCGCCGCGCAGTGCCTCGACCACCCTGCGCCCGCGAAACGACCAAGTCGTATACTTCTTTTTCAGATCCGCGATGTGGATGACGACCGGATTCGATGAGTCCTGGCCAGACTCGCCATCGACGACGCATGCCTGCGAACTCATTTCAAGATCGTGATCGTTGCGAGCCGTGGTGTCCAATCTCTAGGCCGACAAAATGCGGAGCAAGAGATACGACAACCAGATAAGCGTTACCGCGACCAAACCAATCGCCAACCACCGGTGAGCGGGTTGTCGCCACGATGGGGGATGGACTTCGCGTTCATAGAGGTGGCGGAATCGCTCGCGTTGCGGTTCGGATTCAAAAACGCCGTCGTCGACCAATTCGTGCAGTCCGAATTGGACGGAATACTCGACCACTCCGAATACATTGTGCCGGAGACGGTCGTCGTCGATGCCGATGCTTTCAAAATACCAGAGCTGGTTTCCGAAAGCTTGTTCGGATTCGCAGGATTCATCCACGCAGCGCAACTGAATAATGTCGCTTTGATCAGGACAAAAGCGTGCACGAGTCATGGCGCGGTTACAATCCAAACGTACCTGCCGAATCGTTCGTTCAGAAAAACGCCGTGTTCTTGTTTCAGCACCCATCGGCCTGCTCCAGTGTACGCCGCTAAGGAGGATCTCAACGCCTCATTACCATCATTATTGCCAATTTATACATTAGCGTCACTGGCAGAATCAAAGAATTTCCAAAGTCCAGTGCGAAGTGCCCACTTTATTTTCCGTAAACCGAATCTCTTGTCAGCTGGGCTGATGCATATTCTACCCTTTGTTGGGGGGGATGTGTTCGGTTGGCTGTTTTTTTCCTCTTGATGACTCGCTGTGTAGTTCTCTATGGCCTCAAGTATGTTTGAACGTCGTTCCTTGACGGCTCCCATCACATTGGGAGTGGTGATGATCGTCATCGTCGTTGTGTTAGCGGCCGTTTGGGTGATCGCCAGCTGGTTGAGCGCCCAGGGAGGGCAGGCTTCGAAGCCCGTTTTTTGGGTGATTCTTGCCACCGGAGCGATCCTGCTTGCCGGAATGCTGGCCGGTTCGATCGCCTATCTTACTTTGACGGTCAAGGCGGTGAATTTGAATCGACGGCAATCGAACTTTATTGATTCGGTTACCCACGAGCTGAAAAGCCCGATCGCTTCATTAAAGCTCTATTTGCAAACCTTGACTCGGCGAAGCGTTGGCGAAGAGCAGCAGAAGGATTTTCATCGTTTCATGCTTGAAGATGTTGAGCGACTCGATGCCTTGATCAATCACCTGCTCGATGCCGCTCGGATCGAACGAGGAACCGAGCCGAGTGAGAGCGAGCGTGTCCGTTTGGATCAGTTGTTGATCCAATGCAGTTCCGCAGCCTGCTTGCAGTATCGAGTTCCGCAGGACACGATCACGGTCGATAGCCCCCCAATCACGCTGCGTAGCCAACCGGTGCAGTTGGAAATCTTGTTTCGAAATCTCATTGATAACGCGGTAAAGTATGGCGGGACACCCTCGCGGGTAGCGGTAACGGTTCGGGTTACCGGCGACCAGCAAGTCGTGGTGTCGATCATCGATAACGGAAATGGCATTCCGGCAAACCAGAAACGTAAAGTGTTTGGACGGTTCGTGCGGTTGGGTAACGAGTTGGAGCGTAGTCAGCCGGGCACCGGGCTGGGGCTTCATCTGGTTCGCAATGTGACCAAAACGGTGGGAGGAACCGTGCGGATCTTGGATCGCACCGACCAACCGGGAACGGAATTTCAAGTCACCCTTGGTGGGCTGGTCGCCAGCCCCGAAACGAGTTCACCGTAGGTCCAAGGCGCAGACCGACGAGGACAATCGCGAAAGGCATTAAATAAGCAGTCATCATGAGCGCTCATATTCTAGTTGTTGAAGACGAAAAGCATCTCGGGGTTGGCATCAAGTACAACCTCGAAGCGGAGGGGTATCGGGTGTCGTTGGTCGAGGACGGGCCGACGGCTTTGCGTTTGATCGAGTCCAGTACCGTTTCGATCGATTTGATGGTGCTCGATTTGATGCTGCCCGGAATGAGTGGCTATTCGGTATGCGAGTCGATACGCGAAAGTGGCTCGATGATTCCGGTGTTGATGTTATCAGCCAGGACGCTTGCGGAAGACCGAACACGCGGATTTGATGTCGGTGCAAATCAATACATGAGTAAGCCGTTTGAGCTGGATGAGCTGCTCAGTCGGATCAAAAACTTGCTGCAAATTTCCGGGGGTGAGCGCAGTAAGCCCGCGGCCAAGAAGCAGCGGGCCACGGTGGATAAGATCCAATTTGGATCGGTGAACGTTGATTTTGAAACGCACGAAGTGCTGGTCGCTGGCAAGTCCGTGCGGATGACGCCCAAGGAGCTGCGGCTGCTTCGTTACTTCGTCGAAAATCCCAACCGAGTGATTCGTCGCGACGAACTGTTGAGCGAAGTCTGGGGGATGTCGGGAAATCTGCAGACCCGTGCGGTCGACCAATTCATCGCGCGGCTGCGAAAGATCATTGAGCCG
This window encodes:
- a CDS encoding sensor histidine kinase, yielding MFERRSLTAPITLGVVMIVIVVVLAAVWVIASWLSAQGGQASKPVFWVILATGAILLAGMLAGSIAYLTLTVKAVNLNRRQSNFIDSVTHELKSPIASLKLYLQTLTRRSVGEEQQKDFHRFMLEDVERLDALINHLLDAARIERGTEPSESERVRLDQLLIQCSSAACLQYRVPQDTITVDSPPITLRSQPVQLEILFRNLIDNAVKYGGTPSRVAVTVRVTGDQQVVVSIIDNGNGIPANQKRKVFGRFVRLGNELERSQPGTGLGLHLVRNVTKTVGGTVRILDRTDQPGTEFQVTLGGLVASPETSSP
- a CDS encoding response regulator transcription factor, coding for MSAHILVVEDEKHLGVGIKYNLEAEGYRVSLVEDGPTALRLIESSTVSIDLMVLDLMLPGMSGYSVCESIRESGSMIPVLMLSARTLAEDRTRGFDVGANQYMSKPFELDELLSRIKNLLQISGGERSKPAAKKQRATVDKIQFGSVNVDFETHEVLVAGKSVRMTPKELRLLRYFVENPNRVIRRDELLSEVWGMSGNLQTRAVDQFIARLRKIIEPDSSVPVHLLTIRDAGYRFVLEPNPSERDGS